The DNA segment GGCGCTCGCCGCGCAGCAGCGCCGTGATGGCCTCGATCGCGCGCGCGACGGCGAGCGGCGGCGCGAGCTCGGGCGTGCGTGGAAAGCGCCGGCGCATGCGCCGCAGCGTGTCCTCGCCGCGCGGCTCGGGCAGCCAGGTCGCCACGAGGCCGGCTTCGCTCCACGCGAGCCCCATCACGCCGAGTGCAGTCGGAAAGCGCGCGATGCCGAGGGCGTCTGCCATGCGCGCGAGTCATATCACCGCGCGGCGAACGCGACCGGCCGGAAGCGGACGCGAGCGGACACATCGCCAATCCAGCGTCAGACGCGATCTCCTCGATTCCCGCCCGCCGACCCCCCTATCTCTATGGCCCCCCCATGCCCCGCAGGGCTAATGCGATACGGCCCGTCTCGTATTACGTTGACTTCGCGTCGGGCCGGGATCTTCCGGCCCGCTTCCGAGGAGGCCGCGATGGACTTCGATTTCACGCCCGAAGAGCAGAAGTTCGCGGACGAGGTCGAGCACTGGCTGGTCGCGAACCACGACCCGGTCGTGATGGACCCGACGCGCGAGAACTTCACGCAGCTCGCGGACACGCCCGAGCGCCGCGCGTTCATGAAGAAGCTCGCCGCCAAGGGCTGGCTCGGGATGTCGTGGCCGAAGGAGTACGGCGGCCAGGAGATCCCAGGCTTCTACGAGTACATCCTCAACGAAGCGCTCGCGCGGCATGCGGCGCCGCAGATCGGCAAGGGCGTCGGCATCATCGGCAAGACGCTGATCCGCCACGGCAGCGAGAAGCTGAAGCGCGAGTTCCTGCCGAAGGTGCTCGCCGCGGAGATCGAGTTCGCGGTCGGCTACAGCGAGCCGAACGCGGGCAGCGACGCCGCGAACATGCAGCTCAAGGCCGAGAAGGTCGAAGGCGGCTGGAAGCTGAACGGGCAGAAGATGTGGACGACGTCGGCGCACTTCGCCGACTGGTACTGGGTCGGCGCGCGCACGGACCCTGACAAGCCGAAGCACGACGGCATCAGCTTGTTCCTGATTCCGATGAAGCACCCGGGGCTCGAAGTGCAGAGCCTGCCGACGGTCGGCAAGGACACGACCAACCAGGTGTTCTTCAAGGACGTGTTCGTGCCCGACGACTACCTCGTGGGCAAGCGCGGCCAGGGCTTCCAGATGATCAGCGAGGCCCTCGACCTCGAGCGCTTCACGATGTTCACGCTCTCGCCGATCGCGGGCCGCACGAAGGTGCTCGTCGACTGGGCGCGCACGGCGCAGCTCGACGACGAACCGGTCCGTAACAACCGCGACGTGCGGCGCACGATCGCGAACATCGTGACCGACACCGCCGTCGCGAAGGCGCTCAGCACGCGCTTCGTGTGCGCGGCGAAGGAAGGCGGCAAGCCGCCCACGGTCGAGTCGTCGCAGTACAAGCTGTTCACGACGACGCTCTCGCAGCGCGTGTGCGACGAGGCGCTCGACCTGATGAGCGTCGCCGGCACGATCCGCGAGGGCCAAGACGAGGCGCCGCTGCGCGGCCGCTTCGAGGGCGCCTATCGCGCGACGATGAACGAGACGGTGGGCGGCGGCGGCAGCGAGATCCAGAAGAACATCATCGCGCGCCGCCATCTCGGCTTGCCCAAGAACTTTTAGGGCGCATCGCGGATGCGGCTGGGGACGCTTCGCGTCGCAGCTGATCCGCCGCGCCTGGTTGCGCCTCCTCGGCGCGAACGAATCGGAGACAGAGCGTGGAACTCGAGCTGAACGACGAACAGCGGCTGATTCAGGAGATGACGCGCGGGCTGCTCAAGGAGCACTGCCCGCGTGCCGTCGTGCGCAAGGTCGAGAACGATCCGAAGGGATTGCCCGATGCGCTGTGGAAGCAGATGGCGGAGGCGGGCCTGACGGGTTTGCTCTTGCCCGAGGCGTACGGCGGCGGCGCGCAG comes from the Deltaproteobacteria bacterium genome and includes:
- a CDS encoding acyl-CoA dehydrogenase family protein, with the protein product MDFDFTPEEQKFADEVEHWLVANHDPVVMDPTRENFTQLADTPERRAFMKKLAAKGWLGMSWPKEYGGQEIPGFYEYILNEALARHAAPQIGKGVGIIGKTLIRHGSEKLKREFLPKVLAAEIEFAVGYSEPNAGSDAANMQLKAEKVEGGWKLNGQKMWTTSAHFADWYWVGARTDPDKPKHDGISLFLIPMKHPGLEVQSLPTVGKDTTNQVFFKDVFVPDDYLVGKRGQGFQMISEALDLERFTMFTLSPIAGRTKVLVDWARTAQLDDEPVRNNRDVRRTIANIVTDTAVAKALSTRFVCAAKEGGKPPTVESSQYKLFTTTLSQRVCDEALDLMSVAGTIREGQDEAPLRGRFEGAYRATMNETVGGGGSEIQKNIIARRHLGLPKNF